The following proteins are co-located in the Rhea pennata isolate bPtePen1 chromosome 2, bPtePen1.pri, whole genome shotgun sequence genome:
- the LOC134136819 gene encoding microtubule nucleation factor SSNA1-like isoform X1: MYRQEPFCVRFAFCEEALGVQKAAEGASGSGGGAEGELWRMTQQGAALQGYNNELVKCIEDLCMQKEELNKQIQQAEEEKNKLQHQIQVLNEKLECVCENLAQKVASRNELDKILAETEAAYMKILDSSRTLLNVLKKEVGSLKSTPELKSHVT; this comes from the exons ATGTATAGGCAGGAGCCATTTTGTGTACGTTTCGCCTTCTGCGAGGAAGCGCTCGGCG tgcAGAAGGCTGCTGAGGGGGCTTCAGGGAGCGGTGGTGGAGCTGAGGGAGAGCTGTGGAGGATGACTCAGcagggagctgctctgcagggttACAATAACGAGCTAGTGAAATGCATTGAAGACTTATGTATGCAAAAAGAAGAGCTGAACAAACAAATCCagcaagcagaagaggaaaaaaataaactccagCATCAAATCCAAGTCCTGAATGAGAAACTGGAGTGTGTATGTGAAAACCTGGCCCAAAAGGTAGCTTCACGGAATGAGCTTGATAAAATTCTTGCTGAAACTGAAGCTGCTTACATGAAGATTTTGGATAGTTCTAGAACTTTGCTTAATGTCCTGAAGAAGGAAGTAGGAAGCTTAAAGAGTACGCCAGAACTGAAAAGCCATGTAACTTGA
- the LOC134136819 gene encoding microtubule nucleation factor SSNA1-like isoform X2, translating to MTQQGAALQGYNNELVKCIEDLCMQKEELNKQIQQAEEEKNKLQHQIQVLNEKLECVCENLAQKVASRNELDKILAETEAAYMKILDSSRTLLNVLKKEVGSLKSTPELKSHVT from the coding sequence ATGACTCAGcagggagctgctctgcagggttACAATAACGAGCTAGTGAAATGCATTGAAGACTTATGTATGCAAAAAGAAGAGCTGAACAAACAAATCCagcaagcagaagaggaaaaaaataaactccagCATCAAATCCAAGTCCTGAATGAGAAACTGGAGTGTGTATGTGAAAACCTGGCCCAAAAGGTAGCTTCACGGAATGAGCTTGATAAAATTCTTGCTGAAACTGAAGCTGCTTACATGAAGATTTTGGATAGTTCTAGAACTTTGCTTAATGTCCTGAAGAAGGAAGTAGGAAGCTTAAAGAGTACGCCAGAACTGAAAAGCCATGTAACTTGA